Proteins encoded by one window of Dioscorea cayenensis subsp. rotundata cultivar TDr96_F1 chromosome 20, TDr96_F1_v2_PseudoChromosome.rev07_lg8_w22 25.fasta, whole genome shotgun sequence:
- the LOC120251408 gene encoding monothiol glutaredoxin-S5-like — protein sequence MVAIKEEGLIPIVERSMVVIVGRRGCHMNYAAQRLLEKLKAYPTMHEVSEEFVVRMTFMRILGRTLRGDDKILAAPLFPVIFIGGKLVGGLDRLIAIHVTGKLIPMLKEAGAIWL from the coding sequence ATGGTAGCAATCAAAGAGGAAGGTTTGATACCAATTGTCGAGAGAAGTATGGTGGTGATTGTAGGTAGAAGAGGTTGTCACATGAATTACGCTGCTCAGAGATTGttggaaaaattgaaagctTATCCAACAATGCATGAAGTTAGTGAAGAGTTTGTAGTGAGGATGACATTCATGCGTATCCTTGGAAGGACCCTCAGAGGAGATGATAAGATTTTGGCTGCACCGTTGTTTCCAGTGATATTTATTGGGGGAAAACTGGTTGGGGGTTTGGATCGACTCATAGCTATTCATGTCACTGGCAAGCTTATTCCTATGTTGAAAGAAGCTGGTGCTATTTGGCTCTGA